One genomic region from Ammospiza caudacuta isolate bAmmCau1 chromosome 1, bAmmCau1.pri, whole genome shotgun sequence encodes:
- the C1H8orf76 gene encoding uncharacterized protein C8orf76 homolog, whose amino-acid sequence MEPVLGPEFEDSLFAPSRERREGGGDGAACGARRCEPGWFHSAADAGEGAGGITSRKFRADWAFRQRDFEKALCEYSHCLLLLPASNIAMRRDVQEGQARCLSRLGRHKEALDIAEKMRNSATNTDHLTTVLNLQLSIYQRLENVEKKMMCVQQLICLHPFNPWFWKLLAEAYMSLLQNLSPLVITEASLNQSEEVCVSNGCFQTLTGREIDLQPHRSEGQQEGPWLSPAAETKGENAVTCPSSQVVKEFLCTSGEMEWTDREKCAGSKAWKQSMLKKVGIKACASFIRARLLLQLTQSQQLSFVLENNRKCQKEIDDKVALLGFDESSLLLMTKAMGQDLIPEKLKEEFQGEVKCIGPSALSSLVTASVMEFEIKWFGNLQDDLCHFDGQFYSDIYLPPLVT is encoded by the exons atgGAGCCGGTGCTGGGCCCGGAGTTCGAGGATTCCCTGTTCGCGCCCAGCCGGGAGCGCCGGGAGGGCGGCGGGGACGGGGCTGCGTGCGGGGCCAGGCGCTGCGAGCCCGGC TGGTTCCACAGCGCGGCTGACGCCGGGGAAGGCGCCGGCGGGATCACGAGCCGCAAGTTCCGGGCTGACTGGGCGTTCCGGCAGCGGGACTTCGAG AAAGCCCTGTGTGAGTACTCACACTGCCTGCTGCTCTTACCTGCCAGCAACATTGCAATGAGGCGCGATGTCCAGGAGGGCCAGGCTCGCTGCTTATCTCGCCTCGGGAGGCACAAGGAGGCTCTGGATATTGCAGAAAAGATG AGAAACAGCGCCACTAACACAGATCACTTAACCACGGTTCTCAACCTGCAGCTTTCCATTTACCAGCGGCTGGAAAACGTAGAAAAAAAGATGatgtgtgtgcagcagctgaTCTGCTTACATCCTTTCAATCCCTGGTTCTGGAAGTTACTTGCTGAAGCTTATATGAGCCTTCTACAGAATTTGTCTCCATTGGTCATTACAGAAGCAAGCCTAAATCAGTCTGAAGAGGTTTGTGTAAGTAATGGCTGTTTCCAGACATTGACTGGCAGAGAGATTGATCTGCAGCCTCACAGATCAGAGGGCCAGCAGGAAGGCCcttggctcagccctgctgcagaaACAAAGGGGGAGAATGCAGTGACTTGTCCCAGCAGCCAAGTAGTGAAAGAATTCCTCTGCACTTCAGGAGAAATGGAATGGACAGACAGGGAGAAATGTGCAGGCTCCAAGGCCTGGAAGCAGAGCATGTTAAAGAAAGTTGGGATAAAAGCATGTGCCTCGTTTATCAGAGCAAG GCTTTTACTTCAGCTTACCCAGTCACAACAGCTGTCCTTTGTGCTAGAGAATAACAGAAAATGTCAGAAAGAAATTGATGACAAAGTGGCTCTCCTTGGTTTTGATGAAAGCTCCTTGCTGTTGATGACCAAA GCTATGGGGCAGGATCTTATACCAGAAAAGTTAAAAGAGGAGTTTCAGGGTGAGGTAAAATGCATAGGCCCTTCAGCACTGTCATCACTGGTAACTGCTTCAGTCATGGAATTTGAAATCAAATGGTTTGGTAATCTCCAAGATGATTTATGTCACTTTGATGGACAATTTTATTCAGACATTTATCTCCCACCTTTGGTAACATAG
- the FAM83A gene encoding protein FAM83A, translating to MNHPRHMGKIKKRLEDIKNQSLKLTKVDFSHNESIRLATDAFLDGGTDSYLETLSKEGEVDFLSSVEAQYIKDNARESYYAQESPGADGAAAPKQNDAGSLPSGTYFPTISDSSEPALLHTWITAEKPYLKEKSTATVYFQTEKNSNIRDIIRRYIHKTTQVLAIVMDVFTDTEILCDLLEAANKRMVFVYLLLDHSSVDLFSEMCDKLQISEDLFKNISVRSVTGEVYCAKSGRKFSGKIQEKFLISDWRYVLSGSYSFTWLCGQVHRNLLSKFTGQVVELFDEEFRHLYALSKPVRGPRTPPRSLPFLFSRSWAPPRSLPYSEQGSANTLSDFSSLSAGSGHQSKQGPRTLMFNSNFSPQSPLQRVNSFHSYMSFTPPPPQPPQQAIQPNYYQPHYMATENATVPYNNMNMNIYRPIRLRQEEPNRTGLSSSWRCLHKANLFA from the exons ATGAACCACCCCAGACACATGGGCAAGATAAAGAAGAGGCTGGAGGATATCAAGAACCAGTCCCTGAAGTTGACAAAAGTGGACTTCAGCCACAACGAAAGCATCAGATTGGCCACCGACGCCTTTTTGGATGGTGGGACAGACTCTTACCTGGAAACTCTAAGCAAAGAGGGTGAGGTAGATTTCCTCTCCTCGGTGGAGGCTCAGTACATCAAGGATAACGCCCGCGAGTCTTACTATGCACAGGAGTCCCCGGGTGCCGACGGGGCAGCCGCGCCGAAGCAGAACGACGCCGGCTCGCTGCCGTCGGGGACCTACTTCCCCACCATTTCTGACAGCAGCGAGCCGGCTCTGCTCCACACATGGATTACTGCAGAGAAACCCtatttgaaggaaaaatccACGGCCACTGTGTATTTCCAAACAGAGAAGAACAGCAACATTAGAGACATCATACGCCGCTACATCCACAAGACCACTCAG GTGTTGGCCATTGTGATGGATGTGTTCACAGACACGGAGATTCTCTGTGACCTGCTGGAGGCAGCTAACAAGCGCATGGTCTTTGTTTACCTGCTGCTCGACCACAGCAGCGTAGATCTCTTCTCGGAGATGTGCGACAAGCTGCAGATTTCTGAGGATCTCTTCAAG aatatttcagTCCGCAGTGTTACTGGAGAGGTTTACTGTGCCAAGTCAGGCAggaaattttcaggaaaaattcaagaaaaatttCTTATCTCTGACTGGAGATATGTGCTTTCTGGATCTTACAG CTTCACGTGGCTCTGTGGCCAGGTGCACCGCAACCTCCTCTCCAAGTTCACGGGCCAGGTTGTGGAGCTGTTTGACGAGGAGTTCCGGCACCTGTACGCGCTGTCCAAGCCCGTGCGCGGCCCCAGGACGCCGCCGCGCAGCCTCCCGTTCCTGTTCAGCCGGAGCTGGGCGCCCCCGCGCAGCCTCCCCTACAGCGAGCAGGGCAGCGCCAACACCCTGTCCGACTTCAGCAGCCTCTCGGCCGGCAGCGGCCACCAGAGCAAGCAGGGCCCCAGAACGCTCATGTTCAACAGCAACTTCAGCCCCCAGTCACCTCTGCAGCGAGTCAATTCCTTCCACAGCTACATGTCCTTCACTCCCCCCCCTCCGCAGCCTCCACAGCAGGCCATCCAGCCTAACTACTACCAGCCGCACTACATGGCCACCGAGAACGCCACCGTTCCCTATAACAACATGAACATGAACATTTACAGACCTATAAGGCTCAGGCAAGAGGAACCGAACAGGACGGGCTTAAGCTCATCCTGGAGATGCCTCCACAAAGCTAACCTGTTTGCATAA